A region from the Inhella inkyongensis genome encodes:
- the prsT gene encoding XrtA/PEP-CTERM system TPR-repeat protein PrsT — MNLPRLRLLAASLATAGALSACLSPSSEELMARAKDQMRQGAWQTAAIDLKSALQQDGSLIEARVLLATALVELGDGTGAWIELEKLPEGQIPRERLAPLQARAMVAKGEMRQVIERFGSAQFSDPQAAASLEVSLARAYFALGDVAKGLTATRKALGHEPQRLEARLLEARAMAATNEVDTAVSRAQAILNEHPKNLKVLLLLGDLEAIRPQGSQAAMAHYLAAQAIAPTDLESFSRILPIQLKERQLDKAKLQLEAMRKAAPTHPNTQYYVAWLAFENKEYEAAALAIEQVLKQVFDSADVHQLAGLIDLQRKRHTRATDHLRRAVNLSPQNQAARLSLAQALLQSGDASGTLNALQPLINQQQPAAQARLLAAQAHTQLGQGAQAERILLALKAQEPDFAAGRVALGITLAQNSKTAQGLEELRRLAAAENDPQGDMALIGLLNRLDRLEEAIQAVDALEKKLSKDPLPQLLRGQFLTRKGDSAAATQAFSKALERESAYLPAVHGLVNLDLLAKKPADAQARLEKFTREHPKSAAAWFSLLQVRQSQGAKIDEQKQLLNKALSAEPQHLPAHLELTKILREQKDNAGAMAAVKTALSRLPEQPQLLEHLALLHEDAGDFNQAAAVLNQWIGAFPKDAKAYALLAGIQLRQGDKTAPLATLRKGFETSPESIPIAKLLVSSEITAGNRERARTVAQAVQRRHPASPEGHLLEGDIAFQAKDYTKAAAAYRKGWEIDAGAGMAVRLHRSLLLAKRGVEATTFEATHQARAPGDLYFQLYLADLAFAERRWDVAETHYRRALAIDPKRAGAQNNLALALDQAGKAGALAAAEAAASLEPERAEILDTLATLLAKEGQIERAIKTQEKALRLAPGAAPHQLTHAKLLIQAKRGAEARAVLQQLAGLGARFPHQDEVARLLRNL; from the coding sequence TGGAGCGCTGAGCGCCTGCCTGAGTCCCAGCAGCGAAGAGTTGATGGCGCGCGCGAAGGATCAAATGCGTCAAGGCGCCTGGCAGACCGCCGCCATCGACCTCAAGAGCGCGCTACAGCAAGACGGCAGTTTGATTGAAGCCCGTGTATTGCTGGCCACTGCTCTTGTGGAGTTGGGGGATGGCACGGGCGCATGGATCGAACTCGAGAAGCTACCCGAGGGACAAATCCCACGCGAACGTTTGGCTCCCCTGCAAGCTCGCGCAATGGTGGCCAAAGGAGAAATGCGTCAGGTTATCGAGCGCTTTGGCTCGGCCCAGTTCTCCGACCCCCAAGCGGCGGCCAGTCTGGAAGTCAGTTTGGCACGTGCTTACTTTGCCCTCGGCGATGTAGCGAAGGGGCTCACCGCCACCCGCAAAGCCCTGGGACACGAGCCACAGCGCCTGGAGGCAAGGCTTCTGGAAGCCCGAGCCATGGCCGCCACAAATGAAGTGGATACCGCAGTGTCGCGCGCTCAAGCAATCCTGAACGAGCACCCCAAGAATCTCAAGGTCTTGCTATTGCTCGGCGACCTGGAGGCGATCAGACCACAGGGCAGCCAAGCCGCCATGGCGCATTACCTGGCCGCACAGGCCATCGCCCCAACAGACTTGGAGTCCTTCAGCCGCATCTTGCCCATCCAGCTGAAAGAGCGCCAACTGGACAAAGCCAAGCTCCAGCTTGAAGCGATGCGCAAGGCGGCACCGACGCACCCCAATACGCAGTACTACGTCGCCTGGCTGGCCTTTGAGAACAAAGAGTACGAGGCAGCCGCACTGGCCATTGAGCAAGTGCTGAAGCAGGTTTTTGACAGTGCCGACGTTCACCAGCTGGCCGGCCTGATCGACCTGCAACGCAAGCGCCACACTCGCGCAACCGACCACCTGCGGCGCGCCGTGAATCTCTCGCCGCAGAACCAGGCGGCTCGACTCAGTCTGGCGCAGGCCCTGCTGCAAAGCGGCGATGCCAGCGGCACGCTCAATGCGCTCCAACCCTTGATCAATCAACAACAGCCTGCTGCGCAAGCACGCCTGCTCGCCGCACAAGCGCACACCCAGCTAGGCCAAGGTGCGCAGGCCGAACGCATCCTGTTGGCCTTGAAGGCGCAAGAACCTGACTTTGCCGCCGGACGCGTAGCGCTGGGTATAACCCTCGCCCAAAACAGCAAGACAGCTCAGGGCCTGGAGGAATTGCGTCGACTGGCTGCGGCAGAGAACGACCCCCAGGGGGATATGGCCCTGATCGGCCTCCTCAACCGGCTCGACCGACTGGAGGAAGCGATACAAGCCGTAGACGCCCTGGAGAAAAAGCTTTCCAAGGACCCTTTGCCGCAGCTGTTGCGCGGTCAGTTCTTGACCCGCAAAGGCGACTCCGCAGCGGCTACTCAAGCGTTTAGCAAGGCGCTCGAGAGAGAAAGCGCATACTTGCCCGCCGTCCATGGCCTGGTGAATCTGGACCTATTGGCAAAAAAACCCGCGGACGCGCAGGCTCGGCTGGAGAAGTTCACACGTGAACATCCTAAGAGCGCTGCCGCCTGGTTCTCGCTGCTCCAAGTACGCCAAAGCCAAGGGGCAAAGATAGACGAGCAAAAGCAGCTGCTGAACAAAGCCCTGAGCGCAGAGCCACAGCATTTGCCAGCCCATCTGGAACTGACCAAGATCCTGCGCGAGCAAAAGGACAACGCCGGTGCGATGGCCGCCGTCAAGACCGCCCTCTCGCGCCTTCCAGAGCAACCTCAGTTGCTAGAACATTTGGCACTGCTGCATGAGGACGCAGGCGACTTTAATCAAGCTGCAGCAGTGCTAAATCAATGGATCGGTGCCTTCCCGAAAGACGCAAAGGCCTACGCCCTGTTGGCGGGCATCCAACTGCGGCAGGGCGACAAGACGGCGCCACTTGCCACACTCAGAAAGGGCTTTGAGACTAGCCCGGAGTCCATCCCCATTGCCAAGCTATTGGTGTCCAGTGAAATCACTGCCGGCAACCGGGAGCGGGCTCGCACTGTGGCACAGGCCGTGCAGCGACGTCACCCTGCGAGCCCCGAAGGCCATCTGCTAGAAGGAGACATTGCGTTCCAGGCCAAGGACTACACGAAGGCGGCAGCGGCTTACAGGAAAGGCTGGGAGATTGATGCGGGCGCGGGCATGGCGGTGCGTCTGCATCGCAGCCTACTTTTGGCAAAGCGCGGCGTAGAAGCCACGACCTTCGAAGCAACCCACCAAGCACGCGCACCGGGTGATTTGTACTTTCAGCTGTACCTCGCCGACCTCGCCTTTGCCGAGCGGCGCTGGGATGTGGCTGAGACGCACTATCGGCGCGCGCTGGCGATCGACCCGAAACGCGCAGGTGCTCAAAACAACCTGGCCTTGGCCCTGGACCAGGCTGGCAAGGCAGGTGCTCTGGCCGCAGCGGAAGCGGCCGCGTCGCTCGAACCCGAACGCGCCGAGATCTTGGACACATTGGCCACCTTGCTGGCCAAGGAAGGGCAGATCGAACGCGCGATCAAAACCCAGGAAAAGGCACTGCGCCTGGCGCCCGGCGCAGCCCCTCATCAGCTGACCCATGCCAAGCTACTGATTCAAGCCAAGCGCGGCGCTGAAGCCCGAGCCGTGCTCCAGCAACTTGCCGGCCTAGGCGCCCGGTTTCCCCACCAAGACGAGGTCGCGCGCTTGCTTCGCAATCTTTGA
- a CDS encoding PEP-CTERM sorting domain-containing protein, which translates to MPYKKKQKAGTQHALTGDTTPSVKEKTVKLTNTKIAAAIAAGTLAFASAPAHAGAMAMSDLNITQLFLATPAGPVPQNGAISILNESRTGTSAANYNGAVGTGAGASSITSNTVGATVDVKARCAGPDCGVIAGALYGGNTENNTGTFVTPPPSANYALGDMYISGSAVGGAVSGLTRADAAAVGPNNEGGANSTILNSATTQLAFTVGADFSASVAVTASAYQALWVSNAADRIDQASAGMGWTMTLRCISSAALCAGFGGDLIFSPSEINQTGFVTDSSDNFSYSFAGTILSASRTFKAGNRYALSINQSSNATVVSKIPEPAGLALAGVALLGLGLSTRRRAK; encoded by the coding sequence ATGCCTTACAAGAAAAAGCAAAAAGCTGGCACGCAGCATGCATTAACAGGTGACACCACCCCTTCTGTCAAGGAGAAGACTGTGAAACTGACGAACACCAAGATCGCCGCCGCAATCGCCGCTGGCACCCTGGCATTCGCCTCCGCCCCGGCTCACGCTGGCGCCATGGCTATGTCGGACCTGAACATTACCCAGCTGTTCCTGGCCACGCCCGCCGGCCCGGTCCCTCAGAACGGTGCCATCAGCATTCTGAATGAGTCGCGTACCGGCACTTCGGCCGCCAACTACAACGGCGCAGTCGGCACGGGTGCGGGCGCGAGCAGCATCACTTCAAACACCGTGGGCGCCACGGTGGACGTCAAAGCCCGCTGCGCCGGCCCGGACTGCGGCGTGATCGCTGGCGCGCTGTACGGCGGCAACACCGAAAACAACACCGGCACCTTTGTGACGCCCCCACCCTCGGCCAACTACGCACTGGGTGACATGTACATCAGCGGCTCCGCGGTCGGTGGTGCAGTGTCGGGCCTGACCCGCGCCGACGCGGCTGCGGTTGGCCCGAACAATGAGGGCGGTGCCAACTCGACCATTCTGAACAGCGCCACCACCCAATTGGCCTTCACTGTTGGTGCCGACTTTTCCGCATCCGTCGCGGTGACTGCTTCTGCTTATCAGGCGCTATGGGTCAGCAACGCTGCAGACCGTATTGACCAGGCGTCGGCTGGCATGGGTTGGACCATGACCCTGCGTTGCATTTCGAGCGCAGCGTTGTGCGCGGGCTTTGGTGGTGATCTGATTTTTTCGCCGAGCGAGATCAATCAGACCGGCTTCGTGACTGACTCGTCAGACAATTTCAGCTATAGCTTCGCCGGCACCATTCTGTCAGCCTCCCGCACCTTCAAGGCCGGTAACCGCTATGCCCTGTCGATCAATCAGTCGAGCAACGCGACGGTCGTGAGCAAGATCCCCGAGCCGGCCGGTCTGGCTCTGGCCGGTGTGGCTCTGCTGGGCCTGGGTCTGTCGACCCGCCGCCGCGCCAAGTAA
- a CDS encoding enoyl-CoA hydratase/isomerase family protein, with the protein MSTSIPALCSDGQVLAEVNGCLGLIILNRPQALNALSLAMIRDMRTLLRAWRDDDSIQAVAILGQGREGKGPAFCAGGDIRFFHTAAKAKDPALGDFFTEEYALNHEIHVYPKPYIALMDGIVMGGGMGISQGAKLRVLTERSKLAMPEAHIGLFPDVGGGYFLAQCPGHVGEWLALTGQVLGAGDAIALGLGDVFVRAEELPGLIEQLRHADQTSAEHVVATVMERAELAPEPQLLAHREAIDRHFGFGAMLEIKASLAGDNSEWAQQALGQLNANSPLALAISLELVRRGRNLSLAEDLRLERNLVHWCFEPAWRDAHCETLEGIRALAVDKDHQPRWSPAHSEDVSPQTVQAMFESPWAKHPLADLQ; encoded by the coding sequence ATGAGCACTTCCATTCCCGCCCTCTGCAGCGACGGCCAGGTGCTGGCCGAAGTGAACGGCTGCCTCGGCTTGATCATCCTGAATCGTCCGCAAGCGCTCAATGCATTGTCACTGGCCATGATCCGCGACATGCGCACCCTGCTGCGGGCCTGGCGCGATGACGACTCGATTCAAGCTGTTGCCATCTTGGGGCAAGGTCGCGAAGGCAAGGGCCCCGCGTTTTGCGCCGGCGGCGATATCCGCTTCTTTCATACGGCGGCCAAGGCCAAGGATCCGGCCTTGGGCGACTTCTTCACCGAGGAGTACGCCCTCAATCACGAAATCCATGTCTACCCGAAACCCTATATCGCGCTGATGGATGGCATCGTGATGGGCGGTGGCATGGGCATCAGCCAGGGCGCAAAGCTGCGCGTCCTGACCGAGCGCAGCAAGTTGGCCATGCCAGAGGCCCATATCGGCCTGTTCCCAGATGTAGGCGGAGGCTATTTCCTGGCGCAGTGCCCGGGGCATGTGGGCGAGTGGCTGGCATTGACCGGACAGGTTTTGGGCGCCGGAGATGCCATCGCCCTGGGACTGGGGGATGTGTTTGTGCGCGCCGAGGAGCTGCCCGGCCTGATTGAGCAATTGCGCCACGCTGATCAAACAAGTGCTGAACATGTCGTTGCCACGGTGATGGAGCGTGCCGAACTGGCTCCCGAGCCTCAATTGCTGGCTCACCGAGAGGCGATCGACCGTCACTTTGGCTTTGGGGCGATGCTGGAAATCAAGGCTTCTCTGGCTGGCGACAACTCAGAATGGGCCCAACAGGCTTTGGGGCAATTGAATGCCAACTCCCCATTGGCTCTGGCCATCAGCTTGGAATTGGTGCGCCGTGGCCGCAACCTCAGCTTGGCTGAGGACTTGCGCTTAGAGCGCAATTTGGTTCACTGGTGTTTTGAGCCAGCTTGGCGCGATGCCCATTGTGAAACCCTGGAGGGCATTCGGGCACTGGCGGTGGACAAAGACCATCAGCCTCGCTGGTCTCCTGCCCACAGCGAGGATGTGAGCCCGCAGACCGTCCAGGCTATGTTCGAGAGCCCGTGGGCCAAACACCCTCTCGCAGATCTTCAGTGA
- a CDS encoding DMT family transporter: MTHRRALLLMVLVTLLWSSAGIVSRQLQSARPFEVTFWRSAFTVLALLLWWGVREGRAGLAPMRHPSPMLWASAACWAVMFTAFMVAVSISPVAQVLVVMSLGPLITALLAWLLLRQPIARRTGVAVALAGFGVAWMFGAEARPGVGALVALAVPLAAAVNWIVLQRQARSLAHSQADSVSLPHAVALGGLISAALTLPLAWPFAAAPADLLWLAYLGVFQLGLPCVLVVHLSKVLSATELALLAQLELLFGVAWVWWLAGERPSASTLTGGCLVLFALFLNELRRPRAQETPR; the protein is encoded by the coding sequence ATGACACATCGCCGAGCCCTGCTGCTGATGGTGCTGGTCACGCTGCTCTGGAGTAGCGCGGGCATCGTCAGCCGTCAGTTGCAGAGTGCGCGCCCGTTTGAAGTGACGTTTTGGCGCTCGGCTTTCACCGTGCTGGCCCTTCTGCTCTGGTGGGGCGTGCGAGAGGGTCGGGCGGGTTTGGCACCCATGCGGCATCCCAGTCCCATGCTTTGGGCGTCGGCCGCGTGCTGGGCGGTGATGTTCACGGCCTTCATGGTGGCGGTCTCCATCAGTCCGGTGGCCCAGGTCCTGGTCGTGATGTCCTTGGGCCCGCTGATCACCGCATTGCTGGCTTGGTTGCTGCTGCGCCAGCCCATCGCCCGCCGCACCGGGGTGGCCGTGGCGCTGGCCGGTTTCGGCGTAGCGTGGATGTTCGGTGCCGAAGCTCGGCCCGGTGTGGGTGCCTTGGTGGCTTTGGCCGTTCCGCTGGCGGCTGCTGTCAATTGGATCGTGCTACAGCGCCAAGCGCGCAGCCTAGCTCACAGTCAGGCGGACAGCGTGTCTTTGCCGCACGCGGTCGCATTGGGTGGACTGATCTCTGCCGCATTGACCTTGCCCTTGGCGTGGCCGTTCGCAGCGGCACCTGCTGATTTGCTTTGGCTGGCCTACCTGGGTGTGTTTCAACTTGGCCTGCCTTGTGTACTGGTGGTGCACCTTTCTAAAGTCCTGAGCGCCACAGAACTGGCCTTATTGGCCCAGTTGGAACTGCTTTTTGGCGTGGCTTGGGTTTGGTGGTTGGCCGGCGAACGCCCCAGCGCATCGACGCTCACTGGTGGCTGTTTGGTTCTATTCGCCTTGTTTTTGAATGAATTGCGCCGGCCTCGGGCGCAGGAGACCCCTCGATGA
- the typA gene encoding translational GTPase TypA has product MSNKQIRNIAIIAHVDHGKTTLVDQLLRQSGTFAAHEQVEECVMDSNAIEKERGITILAKNCAVSWEGTHINIVDTPGHADFGGEVERALSMVDGVVLLIDAQEGPMPQTRFVTKKALALGLRPIVVVNKVDKPGAKPDAVINAAFDLFDKLGATDEQLDFPVVYASGINGWSSLEEGEPGQKWGESMTPLFETILRHVQPHEGEENAPLQMQISSLDYSSYVGRIGVGRINQGTVKPGMDVLVMEGPDGKSVKGRINQVLKFKGLDRMMVQEAGPGDIVLINGIEDIGMGVTITDPLNPQPLPMLKVDEPTLTMNFCVNTSPLAGREGKFVTSRQIWDRLQKELQHNVALRVKETDEDGIFEVSGRGELHLTILLENMRREGFELAVGKPRVVFKEINGEKCEPIELVTADVEEQHQGGVMQALGERKGELVNMEPDGNGRTRLEYRIPARGLIGFSNEFLNLTRGSGLISNIFDGYEPHKGDIGSRKNGVLISMDAGEIFTYALGKLDDRGRMFVKAGDPVYEGMIVGIHSRDNDLVVNATRTKQLTNFRVSGKEDAIKITPPIDLTLEYGVEFIEDDELVEITPKSVRLRKRYLAEHERKRMARGG; this is encoded by the coding sequence ATGAGCAACAAGCAAATCCGCAACATCGCCATCATTGCCCACGTGGACCATGGCAAGACCACCCTGGTGGACCAGCTGCTGCGCCAAAGCGGCACCTTCGCCGCGCACGAGCAGGTTGAAGAGTGTGTGATGGACAGCAACGCGATCGAAAAAGAGCGCGGTATCACCATCTTGGCCAAGAACTGTGCGGTGAGCTGGGAAGGCACGCACATCAACATCGTCGACACCCCGGGCCACGCGGACTTCGGCGGTGAAGTGGAGCGCGCGCTCTCTATGGTGGACGGCGTGGTGTTGCTGATCGACGCCCAAGAAGGCCCGATGCCGCAGACTCGCTTCGTGACCAAGAAGGCCTTGGCCTTGGGCCTGCGCCCCATCGTGGTGGTGAACAAGGTGGACAAGCCGGGTGCAAAGCCGGACGCCGTGATCAACGCCGCGTTCGATCTGTTTGACAAGCTGGGTGCCACCGACGAGCAGCTCGACTTCCCGGTGGTCTATGCCTCCGGCATCAACGGCTGGTCCTCGCTGGAAGAGGGCGAGCCGGGCCAGAAGTGGGGCGAGAGCATGACCCCGCTGTTCGAAACCATCCTGCGCCATGTGCAGCCGCACGAGGGCGAGGAAAACGCACCGCTGCAGATGCAGATCAGCTCGCTGGACTATTCGTCCTATGTGGGTCGCATTGGCGTGGGTCGCATCAACCAAGGCACCGTCAAGCCCGGCATGGACGTGCTGGTGATGGAGGGGCCGGATGGCAAGTCTGTGAAGGGTCGCATCAACCAGGTGCTGAAATTCAAGGGCTTGGATCGCATGATGGTTCAAGAGGCTGGACCTGGCGACATCGTGCTGATCAACGGCATTGAGGACATCGGCATGGGTGTGACCATCACCGATCCGCTGAATCCCCAGCCCCTTCCGATGCTGAAGGTGGACGAGCCCACGCTCACCATGAATTTCTGCGTCAACACCAGCCCCCTGGCCGGCCGCGAAGGCAAGTTTGTGACCAGCCGCCAGATCTGGGACCGTCTGCAGAAGGAACTGCAGCACAACGTGGCCCTGCGTGTGAAGGAGACCGACGAGGACGGCATCTTCGAAGTCAGCGGTCGCGGTGAATTGCACCTGACCATCCTGCTGGAGAACATGCGCCGCGAGGGCTTTGAGCTGGCCGTGGGCAAGCCGCGCGTGGTGTTCAAAGAGATCAACGGCGAGAAGTGCGAACCCATCGAGCTGGTGACGGCCGACGTGGAGGAGCAGCACCAGGGCGGCGTGATGCAGGCTCTGGGCGAGCGCAAGGGCGAACTGGTGAACATGGAGCCGGACGGCAATGGCCGCACCCGCCTGGAATACCGCATCCCTGCACGCGGTCTGATCGGTTTCAGCAACGAGTTCCTGAACCTGACGCGCGGCTCGGGCTTGATCTCCAACATCTTTGACGGCTACGAGCCGCACAAGGGCGACATCGGCAGCCGTAAGAACGGCGTCCTGATCTCGATGGATGCCGGCGAGATCTTCACGTATGCGCTGGGCAAACTGGACGATCGCGGCCGCATGTTTGTGAAGGCCGGCGACCCGGTGTACGAGGGCATGATCGTGGGCATCCACAGCCGTGACAACGATCTGGTGGTGAATGCCACCCGCACCAAGCAGCTGACCAACTTCCGCGTCAGCGGCAAGGAAGATGCCATCAAGATCACCCCCCCGATCGACCTGACGCTGGAGTACGGCGTCGAGTTCATTGAAGACGACGAACTGGTCGAAATCACGCCCAAGAGCGTGCGTCTGCGAAAGCGTTACCTCGCCGAGCACGAGCGCAAGCGCATGGCGCGTGGCGGCTGA
- the truB gene encoding tRNA pseudouridine(55) synthase TruB, whose product MNPQQRVRLPRRALHGVLLLDKPLGLSSNDALQRAKRLLRAEKAGHTGTLDPLATGLLPLCFGAATKFSQLNLEADKAYVATLRLGQTTSTADREGEILREREVNFSDEQLQQALQALRGEIDQIPPMHSALKHQGKALYELARQGVEVERTPRRVCIHALELLSHAGETMQLAVRCSKGTYIRTLAQDLGELLGCGAHLSALRRTQSGPLDLAQAVTLDQLEDMNDEQRLATLLPPDTLLADCPQIRLSAEEAGKLLAGIRRRTSAAPAARVRAFGPEPLAFLGSARVAGGELIPERLLSPVELQTLLAGPASLT is encoded by the coding sequence ATGAACCCGCAGCAACGCGTCCGCCTGCCACGCCGTGCGCTGCACGGAGTGCTGCTGCTCGACAAGCCCTTGGGTCTGTCGAGCAATGACGCGTTGCAGCGCGCCAAGCGATTGCTGCGCGCAGAGAAGGCGGGCCATACCGGCACGCTCGATCCGCTGGCCACCGGCTTGTTGCCCCTGTGCTTTGGCGCCGCCACCAAGTTCAGTCAGCTGAACCTGGAGGCTGACAAAGCCTATGTGGCGACCTTGCGCCTGGGCCAGACCACGAGCACGGCGGACCGCGAGGGGGAGATCCTGCGCGAGCGCGAGGTGAACTTCAGCGACGAGCAGTTGCAGCAAGCCTTGCAGGCCCTGCGCGGTGAGATCGATCAGATTCCGCCCATGCATTCGGCCCTCAAGCACCAGGGCAAGGCCTTGTACGAGCTGGCCCGCCAAGGCGTGGAGGTGGAGCGCACACCGCGCCGGGTCTGTATTCATGCGCTGGAACTGCTGTCACATGCGGGCGAGACGATGCAATTGGCGGTGCGCTGCTCCAAAGGCACCTACATCCGCACCCTGGCGCAAGATCTGGGCGAATTGCTGGGCTGCGGCGCCCACCTGAGCGCGCTGCGCCGCACCCAAAGCGGTCCGCTCGATCTGGCCCAGGCCGTCACCCTGGACCAGTTGGAAGACATGAACGACGAGCAGCGCCTGGCCACTCTGCTGCCACCCGATACCCTGCTTGCAGACTGCCCGCAGATTCGGCTGAGTGCCGAGGAGGCTGGCAAATTGTTGGCCGGCATCCGGCGACGCACTTCGGCCGCACCGGCGGCGCGTGTGCGTGCCTTCGGCCCCGAGCCCCTGGCCTTCCTGGGCAGCGCCCGGGTGGCTGGTGGCGAATTGATTCCTGAGCGATTGCTCAGCCCCGTCGAGCTGCAGACCCTGCTCGCCGGCCCCGCATCACTGACCTGA
- the rbfA gene encoding 30S ribosome-binding factor RbfA, with the protein MRHKKSTPNRSFRVADQIQRDLAELVRELKDPRIGMLTISGVDVTPDYAHAKVRFTLLVGSPEDTAEALNEAAGFLRNGLFKRLQIHTVPTLHFHFDRSTERAAEMNVLITRANSTRALDDAAAAADETRED; encoded by the coding sequence ATGCGCCACAAGAAATCCACTCCCAATCGCAGCTTTCGCGTCGCCGACCAGATCCAACGAGATCTGGCCGAGTTGGTGCGCGAGTTGAAGGATCCGCGCATCGGCATGCTGACGATCTCTGGCGTCGATGTGACTCCGGACTACGCCCATGCCAAGGTGCGATTCACCTTGTTGGTGGGTTCGCCCGAGGACACTGCTGAGGCCCTCAATGAGGCCGCCGGCTTCCTGCGCAATGGCCTTTTCAAGCGCTTGCAGATCCACACGGTTCCGACCCTGCATTTCCACTTTGATCGCAGCACCGAGCGAGCGGCCGAGATGAATGTGCTGATCACCCGAGCTAACAGCACGCGCGCGCTGGACGATGCGGCTGCTGCCGCGGATGAGACCCGCGAGGACTGA